From the Tenacibaculum dicentrarchi genome, the window CGATAACCTTATTTGTAGCCGCAGGTTTTGAACACAGTATTGCTAATTTATTTATTATTCCGCTAGGTTTACTGATTAAAACTTTTAGCGATATTCAAATTACTACGTCGTTTTTAAGTATTTCAGGGATGATAAAAAACCTGATTCCTGTTATTTTAGGAAACATAATTGGAGGAAGTGTTTTTATTGGATTAATGTATCATTTGATATTTTTAAACAACAAAAAAACAGCCTAAATTAATCGTTAACCTAAAAGCTCTTTTTGAAGCTGATGTATCCATTGATGCACACGATTTTGTGTTAAATCAGCTTCATTATCTTCATCGAGAGCTAAACCATAAAATAAGTCTCCAGGGGATATTAAGGCTTTTGATTCTGAAAAATCGTAGTCTTTAGTGGGCCATTTTCCAATTATTTTTCCACCATTTTTTAAAACTACTTCAGCAAGCATTCCTACGCCATCTATAAAATATTCACCATACCCGTATTGATCGCCTAAACCAAAAAGAGCAATGGTTTTATGGGTGAAATTAATGGTTTTAAACTCGTCAAAATAATCTTCCCAATCACTTTGTAAATCGCCATCATACCAGGTAGAAAGTCCTAAAATGATAAAATCAAACCGCTCAAAATCGGCAGGGCTTACATTGCTAACTTCTATAACTTCTAGTTCTGAAAGTGTCCATTGATCAACAATTGTATGGGTAACCTCTTCGGTCATTCCTGTGTCTGAACCGTAAATTAAACCTACTTTTTTCATTGCTTATTTTTTTAAGGTTACTAATGTATATTTTTTATGATTATTTTCTTCTTTGGTCAAAAATATTTTGCTTAATTAGATATTAACAGCTTGTTTTCTCCATTGATTTAGGTTAATAACTAAAAGAATACTAGCAATAGCGGTAAGTAATAATATCCATATTTTTGAAAGTTCATCAGGGTGTCCTATTGCTTCTTCAATAACATGATAACAGTTAAAAACTGCAACAATTACCCCCCAAATTAACGAGGTTATTTTAAACCATTT encodes:
- a CDS encoding flavodoxin, which gives rise to MKKVGLIYGSDTGMTEEVTHTIVDQWTLSELEVIEVSNVSPADFERFDFIILGLSTWYDGDLQSDWEDYFDEFKTINFTHKTIALFGLGDQYGYGEYFIDGVGMLAEVVLKNGGKIIGKWPTKDYDFSESKALISPGDLFYGLALDEDNEADLTQNRVHQWIHQLQKELLG